The Caldicellulosiruptor acetigenus DNA window CAGTGCTCAAGATATTAGGGCTTGTTATAACCGACAGAGGAATTGTACTTTCAATCTTTTTGGTGATTCGGCTTTTGCTACTTGTTTTTGCAACAAGCCTTCTTACTCTCACAACATCGCCGATTGAAATAACAGATGCTCTGGAAGTGTTATTAAAACCTCTAAAAAAGGTGAAATTTCCAGTTCATGAAATCTCTATGATGATGTCAATTGCCTTAAGGTTTATACCAACCATCTATGAAGAGGCAGACAAGATTATGAAGGCTCAAATGTCAAGGGGTGCGGACTTTGAAACAGGGGGATTGATAAAAAAAGCAAAGTCGCTTTTGCCGCTTTTGATTCCACTTTTTATTTCAGCTTTCAAAAGAGCAGATGAACTTGCAATTGCAATGGAAGCACGCTGCTATAGAGGCTCAGAAGGACGTACAAAACTCAAAAAACTTGAGTTTGGAATTCCTGACTATATTTCGTTTGTTGTATGTGGGATTTTAATCATACTTGCGATTGTTGTGAGGTGAAAAACTTGAGAAACATTCTCTTGACCATAGAATATGATGGCACAGGATATTTTGGATGGCAAAAACAGCCCAATAAGAAAACCATTCAGGGAACAATTGAAGAGGCTATAAAGAAGTTGACAGGCGAAGAGGTAAACTTAATTGGTTCTGGAAGAACAGACAGAGGTGTTCATGCTTTAAATCAAAAAGCCAATTTCAAAACAAACAGCAAAATTCCAACAGACAAGTTTCCTCTTGCTTTAAATTCTGTGCTGCCTGGCGATATATCTGTAAAAGACGCAGTTGAGGTACCTTTAGATTTTTCTGCACGCTACAGTGCAAAGCAGAAGACTTACAAGTATCTTATATATAACAAAAAAAGTCGTCCCGCGCTTTTGAGAAACTATGCGTATTATTATCCATACGAGCTTGATGTTGACGCCATGCAAAGAGCATGTGAATACTTTATAGGGGAATATGACTTTAAAAGTTTTTGTTCTGCTGATTCTGAAGCAAAGACAACCATAAGGCGTGTATACAATGCATATTTGACCTTTGAAAATGAGTGCATTGCAATATATATAACAGCCAATGGCTTTCTTTACAACATGGCAAGGATTATCGCAGGGACAATCTTGGACGTGGGAGCAGGAAAATTAAAACCAATGGATATTCCGCTTGTAATAGAGAGCAAAGACAGAACCAAGGCAGGAAAAACATTGCCACCCTGGGGGCTTTACCTTGTGGATGTGGTTTACTGACAAAAATAAATGGTGGGGATAATAGGACTCGAACCTATGACCTCTTGCATGTCAAGCAAGCGCTCTAACCAACTGAGCTATATCCCCACCAGTTAGCTATTTACTTTTTGCAGTATGTATTATAACATATATTTTGTAAAATGCAAATATCAAATGAAGGCTGCAATTGAACATAAAGGAAAATTTGAAGAATGTAACGGGGAGTACTTTAAATGAGAAAGTTTTTGAAAATTTCAATTTGCACTTTGGCTACTGTAATTTTGATATTTGCAGTTACAGAAGCATCAATAATTATTTTTGGCATTTTTTCAAAACCTAAAAAATCAGACTGTATAATTGTTTTAGGCTGTGCAGTTTATGGTGATTTTCCAAGTCCGTTTTTTCGGGAAAGACTTAACAGAGCTTTTGAACTTTATAAAAAAGGCTATGCAAGATACATAATTGTCTGTGGCGCAAAAGGGCCGGGCGAAAATATTTCTGAAGCTGAGGCGGGGAAGAGGTATCTTGTGGAAAGGGGAGTTTTGCCTGAGCTCATTTTAAAGGAAGACAAATCTTTTTCTACATATGAAAATTTGCTGTATTCAAAAAGGATTATGAACAAGAAAGGTTTCAAAAGCGCTATTATTGTTTCAAACATGTTTCATTTAAGAAGGGCAAGTTTGATTGCTAAAAAATTAAAAATGAATGCTTCTTTTTCAGGTGTATATGTAAAACAATATTTGCATGAAGAATACTACGGTTTTGTGCGCGAAAGTGTAGCTGTGTGGTATGAGATTCTCAAAACTCTTACATCTTTCTGATTTTTCCCGCCCAAATACCTATTGACAACATCAAGATAAGGTATTATAATATTCAATGTGCAAGGGGAAAAAACGAGCGGGTGTAGTTCAATGGTAGAACACCAGCCTTCCAAGCTGGCAGCGTGGGTTCGATTCCCATCACCCGCTCCAAAAAAGAATATGATGCCCTCAGCAGCAAATAAGCTGTTGAGGGTTTTTTGTTTTCTACTTAAAAACAAAATATTCTATTTCGACAAAATATTACATAAAATACTGAAGGGTTTTTTGGGGTAATATAGAATTAGAAATAATATAACTTTCAAATCGAGGTGCAATAAAATGGATTTTGAAGCAATTATGATGGAAGGAATATTGATTTTAAAGATAAAAGGTGAGCTTGACCAGTACAATGCAGACAGATACAGACTCAGATTTGATATGAAAATTGTAAGTCCAGAAGTTCAAAAAGTTGTGATAGACATTTCAGAACTTTCGTTTATGGACTCATCAGGTGTTGGCTTTCTTGTAGGCCGGTTCAGAACGGCAAAAGCGTTTGCCAAGGAACTTGTCCTGGTTTGCAACTCGAACTATATCAACAAGCTTCTTTCAACTTGTGGAATAGAAAAGCTGATAAAGAAATATACAACTATTGAAGAGGCATTGAGTTAAACTAAAAGAATTGAAAGGGTGTGAATTTTTAACAATGAAGGTTTTAAATTATATGGAACTGAAAATCCCGTCAAAAGCTCAAAACGAGGCATTTGCAAGGGTTGCTGTTGCTGCGTTTGTTGCTCAGCTGGATCCTACTTTAGATGAGGTTACTGAAATAAAAACTGCTGTATCTGAAGCTGTAACAAATTCAATAATTCATGCATATGAGGATAAAATTGGGGAAATAATAATAAAAGGAAAGATTTATGAAAATTATGTTGTTGAGATTGAAGTAATTGACTTTGGGAAAGGAATTGAAGATGTTGAGCTTGCTCGGCAACCACTCTTTACAACAAAACCTGACCAGGAACGCTCTGGTATGGGATTTACTGTGATGGAAACATTCATGGATAAGCTTGAGGTTACATCAGAGGTTGGTAAGGGTACATGCGTCAGGATGTTTAAAGCTATTAAAAAACGAAAGAGCGAGGGAGTAGAAATTGAGCAAGGCTTCCCAGGAGGAATTGATAAGTAAGGCTAAAAACGGCGATAAACTTGCACGCCAGCAGCTAATAGAAAGCAATCTTGCGCTTGTGTGGAGTGTTGTAAAAAAGTTTGCTGCAAAAGGAGTAGAGCTTGAGGATTTGTTCCAGATAGGTTGCATAGGGCTTATTAAAGCTGTTGACAGGTTTGACCCGTCGTTTAATGTCAGGTTTTCAACATATGCTGTTCCTATGATAATTGGTGAGATAAAAAGATATCTGCGTGATGATGGCAAGATAAAGGTTTCACGAAAGATAAAAGAAAATCAGAGTAAAATAAAAAAACTGAGAAACCAGTTTGTATCAAGCAATGGAAGAGAACCCACAATCTCAGAGATTTCCCAGCTGACAGGACTTTCCAGCGATGAGATTTTGCTTTGCATGGATGCATCTTCAGAGGTTGCATCACTCAATGAGGTTGTAAATCAGGAAGAGGGAAAACCTATCACACTGATGGACATTGCATCTGATGAAGAGGATTATTCAACAAAACTTTTGGATTTGATGGCACTAAAAGAAGGGCTTAAGAAATTAAAAGGACGGGAACGCTACATAATATTTATGCGCTACTTCAAAAACAAAACACAATCTGAAATTGCAAAAGAGCTAAACATCTCCCAGGTGCATGTATCAAGGATTGAAAAAAGAGCTTTGGAGAGGATAAAAAGGGAGTTTGTTTGACACGCTGTGATTGAGAAAGCGTGTCTTTTATTTTTATATAGAATTTTTTTCCCTTTTGTGATTTAATATAAATAAAATTCCCTGTTCAATTTTTAAAAACTTCAATGGAAAAAATAATTGAATTTTTCTTCCCTCCGAGGTGTGCATTTTGCGGCAGGCTTGGAAAAAGCCCGTGTGATGATTGCAAGAAAAATATAAGGTTTATTACAGGCAACACGTGTCAAAAATGCGGAATACCTATTGGTGATACTACTTTGCCGTTTTGTCCTTCTTGCTTGAGAGAAAACTTTGTATTTGAAAGAGTCTTTCCAGTATTCTACTATGAAGGGGTAGTTCGTAGAGGCGTTCATCTTTTCAAATACAGAGGTTTTTATCAAAATGCAATAACCTTCTCAAGGCTTATGGCTAAAAAGATTATTGAAGCCAATATAAATGCCGATATAATAACCTTTGTTCCAACAAGCTATGAAAGGTTTCTGCAAAGGGGTTTTAACCATTCCTCTTTGCTTGCAAAAAATATTGGAAAGATACTTAAAATTCCAACCGTTGACCTTCTTGCAAGAGTAGGTTTTACAAAACCTTTTTATAACCTCTCACGACAAGAAAGACAAAAAGAGATAAAGGGTAAAATTGAGCTTAAAAAAGGGTATGAAAATATTATAAAAGACAAAAGAGTCATTCTTGTTGACGACATCTTCACAACAGGTGCAACAGCAAATGAGTGTTCAAAAGTTTTGCTTGAAAATGGGGCAAAGTGCGTTTTTGTCTCTGTTCTTGCGATAACAAAGCTTACAAAGTAAAGTGCCAATTTAAAATTTTAAAAGGGGGTTTTAAATGATGGATGTCAGAAACTGCAGAAGATGTGGGAAGATTTATCTTTATGACGGAAGTCCTATCTGCCCTCAGTGCAGAAAAGAGGAAGAAGAGGATTTCAAAAAGGTGAAAGAATATCTTTATGACCATCCTGGTGCAACCTTGCCAGAAGTGTCAAACGCAACAGGCGTGTCACCAGAAAAGATTTTGAGGTTCTTAAAGGAAGAAAGGCTTGAGATTGTCGGTGAGAGCAATATTATTTTAGAGTGTGAAAGATGCGGAAAAGCAATTAAAACAGGAAGGCTTTGTGATGAGTGCAAGAAAGAAGTTGGAACAAGGTTTTTGAGCTATCTTGATGATAAAAAACTTCAAGAGTCGAAAAAGAAAAACGAAGAGTTTGCTAAAAGAAAAGAGGCGGGCTACAGGTATCTTTCGAAGGACTTAAAAGAAGATGATAGCAAGTAAAAAATTAATTAAACTTTTTTGAATTTTCTCACGATAATAACTGTAGGAAAAGCTTTTTAGATGCAGGGCAGGGATGGAAAATGAGGATAGAAGATAGAATGAGGATATTTCAGATTTACAGCCAAACAGCAAAGGTAAGCAGAGTAGAAAAGAAGCAGGAGAAAGCTTCTGCTGATAAGGTTGAAATATCAAGCGAAGCAAGAGATTTTCAGGCAGTTTTGAATGCAATTAAGCTCACACCCGATATTCGTGAGGAGAAGGTAAATGAAATAAAAAAGAAGATTGACTCTGGCACATACAACGTATCTGGCAGAGATGTTGTTGAAAAGCTAATAAGAGAGTACAAAGCTTCAAAAAAGAGTGAGTAAATTTTCTGGCTGCTTTTAAATCAATAGCAGCCTTAATGTTTATTTGTAAGCATTAAGGATTTTAATAGCAAATTAGAATTTTAGGAAGGAAGCATTGAGATGAACTATGTAGAAAGAATAATTGAGCTTTTAGAAGAAGAATATAAGGTATTTGAAAGGGTCTTGAACCTCAGCAATGAAAAAACAAAATACATTGTGGAGAACAATCTTTCAGGGATAATTGAAATTTTAAATCAGGAGAAAAAAGAAGCAGAAACAATTAGCAAGCTTGAAGAAGAAAGACAGAAAATTTTAGATGCCTTAGTAAAAGAAAAAAATAAGGCTATTTCAAATCTTAACGACCTTGCATTCATCGTCACACCAGATGAATGGCAGAAGATAAATGATTTGAAAGAAAAACTTGGTGAGATTATTTTCAAGTTAAAAAAAGCAAATGACCTTAACGCTTCTTTAGTTTCAAGTGCGCTTGAGTATATAGATTTTATGACAAATGTAATTTCATCGTATTTTTCAGACACCACTACATATCAAAAGGATGGGCAAGGAAGCTACCAAAAGAAAAACCTTTTTGATGTTAAGCTGTAGGAAAAAGGGGTTGAAATAGAATGTCGTTTTACGGGCTTGAGATTGCAAGAACAGGTATATTTGTAAACAGAAAAGGGTTAGAGGTGACATCGCACAACGTTGCCAATGCTTCAACACCGGGATATACAAGGCAGGTTTTAAATGTAAAGTCAAATCCGCCATCCAGCAAGGTTGGTTTTTACAGTCCAAAGTTTCAAGTTGGGATGGGTGCTGATGTGCAAAGCCTTCAGCAGATAAGAGACATGTTTTTGGATATGCAATACCGAAACGAATATTCACGCCAGGGAGAGTATGAAATAAAAGCTGATAACCTGAATTTTATTGAAGCCATATTCAATGAACCGAGTGATACGGGCTTATCTGCTGTTATAGACCAGTTTTTCTCAAGTTTGCAGGAGCTTTCGAAAAATCCAGAAAGCTTAACAGTGCGTGCGCTTGTTCGCCAGAGAGCTTCAGCTCTCACTGATGCGATACATAAGATGTACAAACAGCTTGAAGATTTGCAGAGCGAGCTAAATGACCAGGTATATGATAAGATTTTGGAGATAAACAGCATAGCATTCCAAATAGCAGATTTAAACCAGCAGATATTTATTTTAGAGCTTCGAGGCGAAAAGGCAAACGACCTTCGCGACCAGCGAAATCTTCTTGTTGACAAGCTCTCAAAAATTGTTGATACAACTGCTTATGAAGACAAAGATGGCAGGTTCATTGTGCAGATAGCTGGAGGAGAGACACTTGTAAATCACTTTACAGTCTATGAGCTTGAGACGGATAAATCAAAAATTATGAGAAAAAGTGGATTTGACTCAAATGGTCTTCCAACACAATTTGACACTGATGACCCACGTTCACAGCAAAATCTTTACGACGTCCCAGGACTTTTTGTTGTTATGTGGAAGGACACAGGGCAGGTTTTGAATATAAAGTCTGGTGAGCTAAAAGGGCTATTGGATATGCGCGATGGCGTTGGCGGTCTGGATGAGGACAGCCAGGCGGGTGTTGATGTTCCAAATAAAAATAGCTTTACAGGTATTCCTTATTATTTGAACAGGCTCAATGAATTTGCACAAAAGCTTATCGAGAAATTCAATGAACTTCACACACAGGGCTGGTCACTCAACGGACAAAATAGAGGCATATACTTTTTCGAGCCGCCTGTTGGTCAGACATTTTTCTATGCAAGGTATATAAAGGTCTCTGATGCCATTATGAACGACCTTAACAACATTGCAACAACTTACGATGTAAACAATCTTCCAGGTGGAAATGACCTTGTTGTTGATATGCTAAAGCTAAGAAACGACACCTCAATTTTCAAAGAAGGAAAGTTTGAAGATTTTCTAAAGTCTTTGATTTCAAACCTTGGAGTTGACTCCCAGGGGGCAAAAAACTTTGCAGAGAACCAAAAGGTTATGGTCACCCAGCTTGATAACAGACGCCAGGCAGTATCAGGTGTTTCCATAGATGAAGAGATGACAAACCTGATTAAATACCAGCATGGTTTTCAGGCATCAGCCAGAATGATTAATGCTTTTGACGAGATGCTGGATGTAATAGTCAACAGACTTGGACTTGTTGGAAGATAAGAGGCTTTTGCTAAATGAGGAGTTTGTGAGGTGAATGTGCTGTGAGAATTACAAACAATATGATGGTCAATAACTTTTTGATAAATCTGAATAAAAACCTTAGCAGATTAGATGACATTCAGTATAAAATGGCAACAGGTAAGAAAATTCGCTACCCATCAGATGATCCTGTTATAACCGCAAGGTCGCTAAGGCTCAGAACTGATGTCTCTGAAATAGAACAGCTTCAAAAAAATGTAGACGATGCAACATCCTGGGTTGACACAACAGAAAGTGCTCTTGCGGATATCAATGAAAGTCTTCAGCGGGTAAGAGAGCTTGCAGTAAGAGGTGCAAACGGAACAAACACAAAAGAGGACATGGCTCAGATTGCAAAAGAGGTTGCTCAGATAAAACAGCATATAATTCAGGTGGGAAATACAAACTATGCAGGAAGATATATCTTCTCTGGGTTTAAAACAGACACAGCACCACTGAATTCAGATGGTTCTTTTTCAGATACTGGTGGTTTTACT harbors:
- the spoIIAB gene encoding anti-sigma F factor → MKVLNYMELKIPSKAQNEAFARVAVAAFVAQLDPTLDEVTEIKTAVSEAVTNSIIHAYEDKIGEIIIKGKIYENYVVEIEVIDFGKGIEDVELARQPLFTTKPDQERSGMGFTVMETFMDKLEVTSEVGKGTCVRMFKAIKKRKSEGVEIEQGFPGGIDK
- the flgL gene encoding flagellar hook-associated protein FlgL, whose amino-acid sequence is MRITNNMMVNNFLINLNKNLSRLDDIQYKMATGKKIRYPSDDPVITARSLRLRTDVSEIEQLQKNVDDATSWVDTTESALADINESLQRVRELAVRGANGTNTKEDMAQIAKEVAQIKQHIIQVGNTNYAGRYIFSGFKTDTAPLNSDGSFSDTGGFTSSGGYPIDLSTGNNIIQFELMKANYIGINKTANQIFYIQGEADENKGNLFKVLDNLINALESGDVNTVNSLLSDIDRHIDNVVAQRGDVGALQNRLELIKNRLSDDNVNFTTLLSNNEDVDMAEIIMQLKTAENVYRAALQTGAQILPPTLLDFLRF
- a CDS encoding ComF family protein, with translation MEKIIEFFFPPRCAFCGRLGKSPCDDCKKNIRFITGNTCQKCGIPIGDTTLPFCPSCLRENFVFERVFPVFYYEGVVRRGVHLFKYRGFYQNAITFSRLMAKKIIEANINADIITFVPTSYERFLQRGFNHSSLLAKNIGKILKIPTVDLLARVGFTKPFYNLSRQERQKEIKGKIELKKGYENIIKDKRVILVDDIFTTGATANECSKVLLENGAKCVFVSVLAITKLTK
- a CDS encoding SigF/SigG family RNA polymerase sporulation sigma factor, translating into MSKASQEELISKAKNGDKLARQQLIESNLALVWSVVKKFAAKGVELEDLFQIGCIGLIKAVDRFDPSFNVRFSTYAVPMIIGEIKRYLRDDGKIKVSRKIKENQSKIKKLRNQFVSSNGREPTISEISQLTGLSSDEILLCMDASSEVASLNEVVNQEEGKPITLMDIASDEEDYSTKLLDLMALKEGLKKLKGRERYIIFMRYFKNKTQSEIAKELNISQVHVSRIEKRALERIKREFV
- a CDS encoding flagellar protein FlgN, with translation MNYVERIIELLEEEYKVFERVLNLSNEKTKYIVENNLSGIIEILNQEKKEAETISKLEEERQKILDALVKEKNKAISNLNDLAFIVTPDEWQKINDLKEKLGEIIFKLKKANDLNASLVSSALEYIDFMTNVISSYFSDTTTYQKDGQGSYQKKNLFDVKL
- the truA gene encoding tRNA pseudouridine(38-40) synthase TruA, which codes for MRNILLTIEYDGTGYFGWQKQPNKKTIQGTIEEAIKKLTGEEVNLIGSGRTDRGVHALNQKANFKTNSKIPTDKFPLALNSVLPGDISVKDAVEVPLDFSARYSAKQKTYKYLIYNKKSRPALLRNYAYYYPYELDVDAMQRACEYFIGEYDFKSFCSADSEAKTTIRRVYNAYLTFENECIAIYITANGFLYNMARIIAGTILDVGAGKLKPMDIPLVIESKDRTKAGKTLPPWGLYLVDVVY
- a CDS encoding YdcF family protein, which translates into the protein MRKFLKISICTLATVILIFAVTEASIIIFGIFSKPKKSDCIIVLGCAVYGDFPSPFFRERLNRAFELYKKGYARYIIVCGAKGPGENISEAEAGKRYLVERGVLPELILKEDKSFSTYENLLYSKRIMNKKGFKSAIIVSNMFHLRRASLIAKKLKMNASFSGVYVKQYLHEEYYGFVRESVAVWYEILKTLTSF
- a CDS encoding anti-sigma factor antagonist (This anti-anti-sigma factor, or anti-sigma factor antagonist, belongs to a family that includes characterized members SpoIIAA, RsbV, RsfA, and RsfB.), whose protein sequence is MDFEAIMMEGILILKIKGELDQYNADRYRLRFDMKIVSPEVQKVVIDISELSFMDSSGVGFLVGRFRTAKAFAKELVLVCNSNYINKLLSTCGIEKLIKKYTTIEEALS
- a CDS encoding energy-coupling factor transporter transmembrane component T family protein is translated as MVDFVIGQYIKKDSFVHRLDPRTKIIVLFFFCISIFVVNNFYGYIFLFALIVLWLLLSKVNPLILLRGTKPVFVLILITVIFNLFMTQGKPVLKILGLVITDRGIVLSIFLVIRLLLLVFATSLLTLTTSPIEITDALEVLLKPLKKVKFPVHEISMMMSIALRFIPTIYEEADKIMKAQMSRGADFETGGLIKKAKSLLPLLIPLFISAFKRADELAIAMEARCYRGSEGRTKLKKLEFGIPDYISFVVCGILIILAIVVR
- the flgK gene encoding flagellar hook-associated protein FlgK gives rise to the protein MSFYGLEIARTGIFVNRKGLEVTSHNVANASTPGYTRQVLNVKSNPPSSKVGFYSPKFQVGMGADVQSLQQIRDMFLDMQYRNEYSRQGEYEIKADNLNFIEAIFNEPSDTGLSAVIDQFFSSLQELSKNPESLTVRALVRQRASALTDAIHKMYKQLEDLQSELNDQVYDKILEINSIAFQIADLNQQIFILELRGEKANDLRDQRNLLVDKLSKIVDTTAYEDKDGRFIVQIAGGETLVNHFTVYELETDKSKIMRKSGFDSNGLPTQFDTDDPRSQQNLYDVPGLFVVMWKDTGQVLNIKSGELKGLLDMRDGVGGLDEDSQAGVDVPNKNSFTGIPYYLNRLNEFAQKLIEKFNELHTQGWSLNGQNRGIYFFEPPVGQTFFYARYIKVSDAIMNDLNNIATTYDVNNLPGGNDLVVDMLKLRNDTSIFKEGKFEDFLKSLISNLGVDSQGAKNFAENQKVMVTQLDNRRQAVSGVSIDEEMTNLIKYQHGFQASARMINAFDEMLDVIVNRLGLVGR
- the flgM gene encoding flagellar biosynthesis anti-sigma factor FlgM is translated as MRIEDRMRIFQIYSQTAKVSRVEKKQEKASADKVEISSEARDFQAVLNAIKLTPDIREEKVNEIKKKIDSGTYNVSGRDVVEKLIREYKASKKSE
- a CDS encoding TIGR03826 family flagellar region protein, translated to MDVRNCRRCGKIYLYDGSPICPQCRKEEEEDFKKVKEYLYDHPGATLPEVSNATGVSPEKILRFLKEERLEIVGESNIILECERCGKAIKTGRLCDECKKEVGTRFLSYLDDKKLQESKKKNEEFAKRKEAGYRYLSKDLKEDDSK